The following coding sequences lie in one Planctomycetia bacterium genomic window:
- the pds gene encoding phytoene dehydrogenase: MTTATKPAASAVDPAPVVVVGAGLAGLAAAAALVEAGFAVTLLEARRRAGGRAASFEDPLSGGLVDACQHVAMGCCTNFLDLCARAGLSDALRCDRTLWFIGPDGDRAACTPSRWLPAPLHLAPLLLGMGHFTLVEKVRLAAGMLRLARQRGRDADSNRTALDWLRSIGQPERVISLFWQPVLESALGESIDLVSVAAARKVAVDGFLAHPRAADLQVPLVPLGELFGARLVAWLAGRGVRVLTGRTVTGIDRDPGGRVTAVRAADATFPCAAVIVALPWRAAARLLPDVVPAADERLVGSPITAVHLWFDRDVIDLPHAVLVGRVSQWAFRGDSPGHCQVVISASRDLLGGDRDALLDRVVAEIRDVFPAARAARLLASRIVTDPTAVLSVRPGVEAVRPAPRTAVPGLFLAGDWTATGWPSTMEGAVRSGRGAAEALAAAGGRPLRALVDDLPRGWLVRLVAG, translated from the coding sequence GTGACCACTGCCACCAAGCCCGCCGCCAGCGCCGTCGATCCGGCGCCGGTCGTCGTCGTCGGCGCCGGCCTCGCCGGCCTGGCGGCCGCGGCGGCACTCGTCGAGGCGGGGTTCGCTGTCACGCTCCTCGAGGCCCGGCGCCGGGCCGGCGGCCGGGCGGCCTCGTTCGAGGATCCGCTCTCGGGCGGCCTCGTCGATGCCTGCCAGCACGTCGCCATGGGCTGCTGCACCAACTTTCTCGATCTCTGCGCCCGGGCCGGCCTGTCAGACGCCCTGCGCTGCGACCGAACGCTGTGGTTCATCGGGCCCGACGGCGACCGGGCGGCATGCACGCCGTCACGCTGGCTCCCCGCCCCGCTGCACCTCGCCCCGCTGCTCCTCGGGATGGGGCACTTCACGCTCGTCGAGAAGGTGCGGCTGGCGGCGGGCATGCTCCGGCTTGCCCGGCAGCGCGGCCGCGACGCCGACTCCAACCGGACCGCGCTCGACTGGCTGCGCTCGATCGGCCAGCCGGAGCGTGTCATCAGTCTCTTCTGGCAGCCCGTGCTGGAGAGCGCCCTCGGCGAATCGATCGATCTCGTCAGCGTGGCGGCCGCCCGCAAGGTCGCCGTCGACGGATTCCTCGCCCATCCCCGGGCGGCCGATCTCCAGGTGCCGCTCGTTCCCCTCGGTGAACTCTTCGGCGCGCGGCTCGTCGCCTGGCTGGCGGGCCGCGGCGTCCGCGTGCTCACGGGCCGGACGGTGACGGGCATCGATCGCGATCCGGGCGGGCGCGTGACGGCGGTCCGGGCCGCCGACGCGACGTTCCCCTGCGCCGCCGTGATCGTCGCCCTCCCCTGGCGGGCGGCTGCGCGGCTGCTGCCCGACGTCGTACCGGCCGCCGACGAGCGGCTCGTCGGCTCGCCGATCACCGCCGTGCATCTGTGGTTCGATCGCGACGTCATCGACCTGCCGCACGCGGTGCTCGTGGGACGGGTATCGCAGTGGGCGTTTCGTGGCGACAGCCCGGGCCATTGCCAGGTCGTGATCAGCGCGTCCCGCGACCTGCTCGGCGGCGACCGCGACGCGCTCCTCGACCGCGTTGTCGCCGAGATCAGGGACGTGTTTCCGGCGGCCCGCGCGGCCCGGCTGCTCGCATCCCGGATCGTCACCGATCCCACGGCCGTGCTTTCCGTGCGGCCCGGCGTCGAGGCGGTCAGGCCGGCGCCGCGGACCGCGGTGCCGGGCCTGTTCCTGGCCGGAGACTGGACCGCCACCGGCTGGCCCTCGACGATGGAAGGGGCGGTCCGCAGCGGCCGCGGCGCCGCCGAGGCGCTGGCCGCGGCCGGAGGCAGGCCGCTGCGGGCGCTGGTCGACGATCTCCCCCGGGGGTGGCTCGTGCGGCTCGTCGCCGGCTGA